The following are from one region of the Variovorax sp. V213 genome:
- a CDS encoding cytochrome c, translating to MKLFANFLLAALMGVAASASLAADDHAAAPAAAPAAAKPAKPDPAKGDAVFNSAAQACASCHNADGNSAIAANPKLAQQHPEYILKQLQDFKSGKRKSPIMQPMAAKLSDEDMRNIAWFVGSKKVKTGFSKEKDLVVLGEKIYRGGIADRQIPACAGCHSPNGAGMPAQYPRLGGQHAEYTVAQLTAFRDNVRLNSAPMTGVAAKLNDREIKAVADYIAGLR from the coding sequence ATGAAGTTGTTTGCCAATTTTCTGCTTGCAGCCCTCATGGGTGTCGCAGCCAGCGCGAGCCTTGCGGCTGACGATCATGCCGCCGCACCGGCTGCTGCACCCGCGGCGGCCAAGCCGGCCAAGCCCGATCCCGCCAAGGGCGACGCGGTGTTCAATTCGGCCGCCCAGGCCTGCGCTTCCTGCCACAACGCAGACGGCAACTCGGCCATTGCGGCAAACCCCAAGCTGGCGCAGCAACACCCCGAATACATCCTCAAGCAGCTTCAAGACTTCAAGTCCGGCAAGCGCAAGAGCCCCATCATGCAGCCCATGGCCGCCAAGCTGTCCGACGAGGACATGCGCAACATCGCCTGGTTCGTGGGCTCCAAGAAGGTCAAGACCGGCTTCTCCAAGGAGAAGGACCTGGTGGTGCTGGGCGAAAAGATCTACCGCGGCGGCATTGCCGATCGCCAGATCCCGGCCTGCGCCGGCTGCCACAGCCCCAACGGCGCCGGCATGCCCGCGCAATACCCGCGCCTGGGCGGCCAGCACGCCGAGTACACGGTGGCGCAGCTCACGGCTTTCCGAGACAATGTTCGGCTGAACAGCGCGCCCATGACCGGCGTTGCGGCCAAGCTCAACGACCGCGAAATCAAGGCTGTCGCAGACTACATCGCCGGCCTGCGCTGA